The following proteins are co-located in the Podarcis raffonei isolate rPodRaf1 chromosome 5, rPodRaf1.pri, whole genome shotgun sequence genome:
- the THAP4 gene encoding peroxynitrite isomerase THAP4 isoform X1: MVICCAALNCSNRQGKAPRGRAAVSFHRFPLKDSKRLIQWLKAVQRDNWIPTKYSFLCSEHFTKDSFSKRHEDQHRLLKPTAVPTIFHISEKRGESRDYVKRRRKIASQTLEGDGDQPKEGSGEVVEGILSSDQNLIVHGTQEIEQVTLQAEIRSMSEQGENFQDQLEGSLRRMLADNLVTKVTQNKPGKLTLEDCSEAVIHSGNLKMDKSGISEDDFTPPVSGACKFIGSLHSYSFFSKHTRERSSFPKEQLERKRLRRSVDPSCSSNTLEQDTSLTESSSTSSLTAIPQKPSQNMSASPADLTPKPATEAVVGQKGETDANPMSINEVIMSASGACKLIDSLHSYCFSSRQSKSQVCCLREQVEKKNGELKQLRQKISRSDSQVRKLKEKLDELKRINFPCLSNLLSQDCETPQLNPVVEPLSWMLGTWLSDPPGDGTFPAMKPFQYLEEVCISHVGQPMLNFSFNAFHPDTRKPMHRECGFIRIKPDTNKVAFISAQNTGLVEVEEGEVNGQELSIASHSVARISFAKKPHVEQITRKFRLNSDGKLEQTVSMATTTQPMTQHLHITYKKVTP, from the exons ATGGTGATCTGCTGCGCGGCGCTGAATTGCTCCAACCGGCAGGGCAAAGCTCCCCGGGGTCGAGCGGCCGTCTCCTTCCACAG GTTTCCCTTAAAGGATTCAAAGAGACTGATCCAGTGGTTAAAAGCAGTTCAGCGGGACAACTGGATTCCCACCAagtattcctttctttgcagcGAGCACTTTACTAAAGACAGTTTTTCAAAACGGCACGAAGACCAGCACCGGCTGCTCAAGCCCACAGCTGTGCCAACCATCTTCCATATTTCAGAGAAAAGAGGGGAGAGCAGGGATTATgtcaaaaggaggaggaaaatagCAAGTCAGACTCTAGAAGGAGATGGCGATCAACCAAAGGAAGGAAGCGGTGAGGTAGTTGAGGGAATCTTATCATCTGACCAAAACTTGATAGTTCACGGGACTCAAGAAATAGAGCAAGTGACTCTTCAAGCTGAAATCAGGTCAATGTCAGAGCAGGGAGAAAATTTCCAGGACCAACTTGAAGGCTCCCTCAGGAGGATGTTAGCAGATAACCTAGTCACAAAAGTGACTCAAAATAAGCCAGGAAAACTGACTCTGGAGGATTGTTCTGAAGCAGTTATCCATTCTGGGAATTTGAAAATGGACAAAAGTGGTATATCGGAGGATGACTTCACCCCTCCTGTGTCTGGCGCATGCAAATTTATTGGCTCCCTTCACTCTTACAGCTTTTTCTCCAAGCACACTAGAGAGAGGTCATCTTTTCCAAAAGAGCAACTAGAAAGGAAAAGGTTAAGGAGAAGTGTGGATCCAAGCTGTAGTAGCAACACTCTGGAGCAGGATACTAGTTTAACAGAATCCTCCTCTACTTCCTCTCTCACTGCTATCCCTCAGAAACCTTCCCAGAACAtgtctgcttctcctgcagatcTGACCCCTAAGCCAGCAACAGAAGCTGTTGTAGGTCAGAAGGGAGAAACGGATGCCAACCCCATGTCCATCAATGAGGTCATCATGTCTGCTTCAGGAGCCTGCAAGCTCATTGATTCCCTGCATTCGTATTGCTTCTCCTCTAGGCAGAGCAAAAGTCAAGTGTGCTGCTTGAGAGAACAGGTAGAGAAGAAGAATGGAGAGCTAAAGCAGTTGAGACAAAAGATCAGTCGCTCCGACAGCCAAGTTAGAAAGCTGAAGGAAAAACTAGATGAACTGAAGAGGATCAATTTCCCATGCCTGAGCAACCTGCTGTCCCAGGACTGTG AAACCCCGCAGTTGAACCCTGTGGTTGAGCCTCTCTCCTGGATGCTGGGCACCTGGCTGTCAGACCCCCCAGGAGATGGTACCTTCCCTGCAATGAAGCCCTTCCAATACCTCGAAGAAGTGTGCATCTCTCACGTGGGGCAACCCATGCTGAATTTTTC ATTCAACGCCTTCCATCCAGACACCAGGAAACCGATGCACCGAGAATGTGGATTTATCCGCATCAAACCTGACACTAACAAGGTGGCCTTCATCAGTGCTCAGAATACAG GTTTGGTagaggtggaggaaggagaagTTAATGGGCAGGAGCTTTCTATAGCTTCCCACTCTGTAGCAAGGATCTCATTTGCCAAGAAACCCCATGTAGAGCAA ATTACTAGAAAATTCAGGCTCAATTCTGATGGGAAACTAGAACAGACTGTCTCCATGGCAACCACTACGCAGCCAATGACTCAGCACCTTCACATTACCTACAAGAAAGTGACTCCTTAA
- the THAP4 gene encoding peroxynitrite isomerase THAP4 isoform X2, which yields MVICCAALNCSNRQGKAPRGRAAVSFHRQSKSQVCCLREQVEKKNGELKQLRQKISRSDSQVRKLKEKLDELKRINFPCLSNLLSQDCETPQLNPVVEPLSWMLGTWLSDPPGDGTFPAMKPFQYLEEVCISHVGQPMLNFSFNAFHPDTRKPMHRECGFIRIKPDTNKVAFISAQNTGLVEVEEGEVNGQELSIASHSVARISFAKKPHVEQITRKFRLNSDGKLEQTVSMATTTQPMTQHLHITYKKVTP from the exons ATGGTGATCTGCTGCGCGGCGCTGAATTGCTCCAACCGGCAGGGCAAAGCTCCCCGGGGTCGAGCGGCCGTCTCCTTCCACAG GCAGAGCAAAAGTCAAGTGTGCTGCTTGAGAGAACAGGTAGAGAAGAAGAATGGAGAGCTAAAGCAGTTGAGACAAAAGATCAGTCGCTCCGACAGCCAAGTTAGAAAGCTGAAGGAAAAACTAGATGAACTGAAGAGGATCAATTTCCCATGCCTGAGCAACCTGCTGTCCCAGGACTGTG AAACCCCGCAGTTGAACCCTGTGGTTGAGCCTCTCTCCTGGATGCTGGGCACCTGGCTGTCAGACCCCCCAGGAGATGGTACCTTCCCTGCAATGAAGCCCTTCCAATACCTCGAAGAAGTGTGCATCTCTCACGTGGGGCAACCCATGCTGAATTTTTC ATTCAACGCCTTCCATCCAGACACCAGGAAACCGATGCACCGAGAATGTGGATTTATCCGCATCAAACCTGACACTAACAAGGTGGCCTTCATCAGTGCTCAGAATACAG GTTTGGTagaggtggaggaaggagaagTTAATGGGCAGGAGCTTTCTATAGCTTCCCACTCTGTAGCAAGGATCTCATTTGCCAAGAAACCCCATGTAGAGCAA ATTACTAGAAAATTCAGGCTCAATTCTGATGGGAAACTAGAACAGACTGTCTCCATGGCAACCACTACGCAGCCAATGACTCAGCACCTTCACATTACCTACAAGAAAGTGACTCCTTAA
- the THAP4 gene encoding peroxynitrite isomerase THAP4 isoform X3 encodes MASIETDTETPQLNPVVEPLSWMLGTWLSDPPGDGTFPAMKPFQYLEEVCISHVGQPMLNFSFNAFHPDTRKPMHRECGFIRIKPDTNKVAFISAQNTGLVEVEEGEVNGQELSIASHSVARISFAKKPHVEQITRKFRLNSDGKLEQTVSMATTTQPMTQHLHITYKKVTP; translated from the exons ATGGCCAGCATTGAAACAGACACAG AAACCCCGCAGTTGAACCCTGTGGTTGAGCCTCTCTCCTGGATGCTGGGCACCTGGCTGTCAGACCCCCCAGGAGATGGTACCTTCCCTGCAATGAAGCCCTTCCAATACCTCGAAGAAGTGTGCATCTCTCACGTGGGGCAACCCATGCTGAATTTTTC ATTCAACGCCTTCCATCCAGACACCAGGAAACCGATGCACCGAGAATGTGGATTTATCCGCATCAAACCTGACACTAACAAGGTGGCCTTCATCAGTGCTCAGAATACAG GTTTGGTagaggtggaggaaggagaagTTAATGGGCAGGAGCTTTCTATAGCTTCCCACTCTGTAGCAAGGATCTCATTTGCCAAGAAACCCCATGTAGAGCAA ATTACTAGAAAATTCAGGCTCAATTCTGATGGGAAACTAGAACAGACTGTCTCCATGGCAACCACTACGCAGCCAATGACTCAGCACCTTCACATTACCTACAAGAAAGTGACTCCTTAA